Proteins from a single region of Pseudomonas sp. 10S4:
- a CDS encoding OsmC domain/YcaO domain-containing protein: protein MEIKVNFLDNLRLEAKFDDFTVVADQPIRYKGDGSAPGPFDYFLASSALCAAYFVKLYCDTRSIPTENIRLSQNNIVDPENRYNQIFKIQVELPADISDKDRQGILRSIDRCTVKKVVQAGPEFVIEEVENLDADAQALLMPASNSAAGTYIAGKDLPLEQTIANMSAILADLGMKIEIASWRNIVPNVWSLHIRDAHSPMCFTNGKGATKEGALASALGEFIERLNCNFFYNDQFWGEDIANAAFVHYPDERWFKPGRKDALPAEILDEYCLKIYNRDGELRGSHLIDTNSGNEERGICSLPYVRQSDGAVVYFPSNLIENLFLSNGMSAGNTLAEAQVQCLSEIFERAVKREIIEGEFALPDVPADVLAKYPGILAGIQALEEQGFPVLVKDASLGGEFPVMCVTLMNPRTGGVFASFGAHPSLEVALERSLTELLQGRSFEGLNDLPQPTFEGHAVTEPNNFVEHFIDSSGVVSWRFFSAKSDYEFVEWDFSGQGENSNAEEAATLFGILKGMGKEVYMAVYEHIGAKACRILVPDYSEIYPADDLIWDNTNKALFFRADILNLHRLEESELQALVERLVESELDDYTDITSLIGIEFDDNTAWGQLTILELKLLIYLALQQFEEAKEAVEMFLQYNDNTVERGLFYQAVNVVLEMKLDEDLELEDYEANFRRMFGTERTDAAIGSVDGSVRFYGLTPTSMKLEGLDRHLRLIDSYKKLHSARANVTTLPR from the coding sequence ATGGAAATCAAGGTCAACTTTCTCGACAACCTTCGGCTTGAAGCAAAGTTCGATGACTTCACAGTCGTGGCCGATCAGCCTATCCGCTACAAGGGCGATGGCTCGGCACCTGGTCCGTTCGATTACTTTCTCGCTTCATCGGCTTTGTGTGCGGCTTATTTCGTGAAGTTGTACTGCGACACTCGCAGTATTCCTACCGAAAACATCCGCCTGTCGCAGAACAACATTGTTGATCCGGAAAACCGCTACAACCAGATTTTCAAGATTCAGGTCGAGCTGCCTGCGGACATCTCCGACAAGGACCGCCAGGGCATCCTGCGTTCCATCGACCGCTGCACCGTGAAAAAAGTGGTGCAAGCCGGGCCTGAGTTTGTGATCGAAGAAGTGGAAAACCTCGACGCCGACGCCCAGGCGTTGTTGATGCCTGCTTCCAATTCAGCGGCGGGCACCTATATCGCGGGCAAAGATCTGCCGCTGGAGCAGACCATTGCCAATATGTCAGCCATTCTGGCTGACCTGGGCATGAAGATTGAAATCGCTTCGTGGCGCAATATCGTTCCCAATGTATGGTCGCTGCACATCCGCGACGCGCACTCGCCGATGTGTTTCACCAATGGCAAGGGCGCGACCAAAGAAGGCGCGTTGGCGTCGGCGCTGGGCGAGTTTATCGAGCGTCTGAACTGCAACTTCTTCTACAACGACCAGTTCTGGGGCGAAGACATCGCCAATGCGGCGTTTGTGCACTATCCGGACGAACGTTGGTTCAAGCCTGGCCGTAAAGATGCACTGCCCGCCGAAATTCTCGACGAGTACTGCCTGAAGATTTACAACCGCGACGGCGAGCTGCGTGGCTCCCACCTGATCGATACCAACTCGGGCAATGAGGAACGCGGCATCTGCTCGCTGCCGTACGTGCGCCAGTCGGACGGCGCGGTGGTGTATTTCCCGTCCAACCTGATCGAGAACCTGTTCCTGAGCAACGGCATGAGTGCCGGTAACACGCTGGCCGAAGCCCAAGTGCAGTGCCTGTCGGAGATCTTCGAGCGCGCGGTAAAACGCGAAATCATCGAAGGCGAATTTGCACTGCCGGATGTGCCGGCCGATGTGCTGGCGAAGTATCCCGGGATACTGGCCGGTATTCAGGCGCTGGAAGAGCAAGGGTTCCCGGTGTTGGTGAAAGATGCGTCCTTGGGCGGTGAATTCCCGGTGATGTGCGTCACGCTGATGAACCCGCGTACCGGCGGTGTGTTCGCCTCGTTCGGCGCGCACCCGAGCCTGGAAGTGGCGCTGGAACGCAGCCTGACCGAATTGTTGCAGGGCCGCAGTTTCGAAGGCCTCAACGACCTGCCTCAGCCGACTTTTGAAGGTCATGCGGTGACCGAGCCAAATAACTTCGTCGAGCACTTTATCGACTCCAGCGGCGTGGTGTCGTGGCGCTTCTTCAGTGCCAAATCGGATTACGAATTCGTGGAGTGGGACTTCTCCGGCCAGGGTGAAAACTCGAATGCCGAGGAAGCCGCAACCTTGTTCGGCATTCTCAAAGGTATGGGCAAGGAAGTGTACATGGCCGTCTACGAGCATATCGGCGCCAAGGCGTGCCGCATCCTCGTGCCGGACTATTCGGAAATCTATCCCGCTGATGACCTGATCTGGGATAACACCAACAAAGCGCTGTTCTTCCGCGCCGATATCCTGAACCTGCATCGCCTGGAGGAAAGCGAACTGCAAGCGCTGGTTGAACGTCTGGTGGAAAGTGAGCTGGACGACTACACCGACATCACCAGCTTGATCGGCATCGAATTTGACGACAATACGGCTTGGGGTCAGCTGACAATCCTGGAGTTGAAGCTGCTGATTTATCTCGCGTTGCAGCAATTTGAAGAGGCGAAAGAGGCGGTAGAAATGTTCCTGCAGTACAACGACAACACGGTTGAGCGTGGTTTGTTCTACCAGGCGGTCAATGTGGTGCTGGAGATGAAGCTGGACGAAGACCTGGAACTGGAAGACTACGAGGCCAATTTCCGCCGGATGTTTGGCACCGAGCGCACGGATGCAGCGATCGGATCGGTGGACGGCAGCGTACGCTTCTATGGCTTGACGCCGACCAGCATGAAACTGGAGGGGCTCGACCGGCACCTGCGGTTGATCGATAGCTACAAGAAACTGCACTCGGCACGGGCCAATGTGACCACGTTGCCCCGTTAA
- a CDS encoding MFS transporter, translated as MHDPHSERMSGSETRAASGLALVFAFRMLGMFMVLPVLATYGMDLAGATPALIGLAIGAYGLTQAIFQIPFGFISDRIGRRPVIYLGLIVFALGSVLAANADSIWGVIAGRVLQGAGAISAAVMALLSDLTREQHRTKAMAMIGMTIGLSFAVAMVVGPLLTRAFGLSGLFLATGGMALFGIVIVMFMVPRATGPLQHRESGVARQALIPTLKHPDLLRLDLGIFVLHAMLMSSFVALPLALVEKAGLPKEQHWWVYLTALLISFFAMIPFIIYGEKKRKMKRVLLGAVTTLMLTELFFWQFGDTLRALVIGTVVFFTAFNLLEASLPSLISKVSPAGGKGTAMGVYSTSQFLGSALGGILGGWMFQHGGLSVVFLGCAGLAALWLAFAVTMREPPYVTSLRLPLSPEAIREAGLVERLKAVVGVTDAVIVADEAAIYIKLDTELLDRTTLERLVNNPAGEACVA; from the coding sequence ATGCACGATCCCCACAGCGAACGCATGAGTGGCAGTGAGACCCGCGCAGCAAGCGGTCTGGCCCTGGTGTTCGCCTTCCGTATGCTTGGCATGTTCATGGTGTTGCCGGTTCTGGCGACCTATGGGATGGACCTGGCTGGAGCGACCCCGGCCCTTATAGGGCTGGCGATTGGCGCTTATGGCCTGACCCAGGCGATTTTTCAGATTCCGTTCGGTTTCATTTCCGATCGTATCGGCCGGCGTCCGGTCATTTATCTGGGGCTGATCGTTTTCGCCCTGGGTAGCGTGCTGGCGGCCAATGCCGATTCGATCTGGGGCGTCATCGCCGGTCGAGTGCTGCAAGGCGCCGGGGCGATTTCCGCGGCGGTCATGGCGCTGCTGTCAGACCTGACCCGGGAACAGCATCGGACCAAAGCCATGGCCATGATCGGCATGACAATTGGTCTGTCGTTCGCGGTCGCCATGGTTGTAGGACCGTTGCTGACCCGTGCGTTCGGTCTGTCTGGCTTGTTCCTCGCCACCGGCGGCATGGCGCTGTTCGGCATCGTGATCGTGATGTTCATGGTGCCGCGCGCCACCGGCCCGTTGCAGCACCGTGAGTCCGGCGTTGCGCGCCAGGCGCTGATCCCGACACTCAAGCACCCGGACCTGCTGCGCCTGGACCTCGGCATTTTTGTGTTACATGCGATGTTGATGTCGAGCTTCGTTGCATTGCCCCTGGCTCTGGTCGAAAAAGCCGGGCTGCCCAAAGAGCAGCACTGGTGGGTGTACCTGACCGCGCTGCTGATCTCCTTCTTCGCCATGATCCCGTTCATTATCTACGGCGAGAAGAAACGCAAAATGAAACGAGTTTTATTGGGCGCCGTGACGACGCTGATGCTCACTGAGCTATTCTTCTGGCAGTTCGGCGACACCTTGCGAGCTCTGGTGATTGGTACGGTGGTGTTCTTCACCGCGTTCAATCTGCTGGAAGCTTCCTTGCCATCGCTGATCAGCAAGGTTTCACCAGCGGGCGGGAAGGGCACTGCGATGGGGGTTTATTCCACCAGCCAGTTCCTCGGTTCGGCGCTGGGCGGGATCCTCGGCGGCTGGATGTTCCAGCATGGCGGTTTGTCGGTTGTCTTCCTCGGATGCGCTGGCCTGGCTGCCCTCTGGTTGGCCTTTGCTGTTACCATGCGCGAACCTCCCTACGTGACGAGTCTGCGCTTGCCGCTGTCGCCCGAGGCGATCCGCGAAGCGGGTCTGGTTGAGCGCCTGAAGGCCGTCGTAGGGGTAACAGATGCAGTGATCGTTGCAGACGAAGCGGCGATTTACATCAAATTGGACACAGAACTATTGGATCGCACCACCCTTGAGCGCCTGGTGAACAACCCGGCCGGGGAAGCGTGCGTAGCCTAG
- a CDS encoding single-stranded DNA-binding protein: MARGVNKVILVGTCGQDPEVRYLPNGNAVTNLSLATSEQWTDKQTGQKVEKTEWHRVSMFGKVAEIAGEYLRKGSQVYIEGKLQTREWEKDGIKRYTTEIVVDMQGTMQLLGGRPQQGDQQGGGNNYQQSAPAPRQQAPRPQQSAPQQSRQAPPPQQAAPQPAPDFDSFDDDIPF, translated from the coding sequence ATGGCCCGTGGGGTTAACAAAGTCATATTGGTCGGTACTTGCGGCCAGGATCCCGAAGTTCGCTACTTGCCTAACGGTAACGCCGTGACCAACCTGAGTCTGGCGACCAGCGAACAATGGACCGACAAGCAAACCGGTCAGAAGGTCGAGAAGACCGAATGGCACCGTGTATCGATGTTCGGCAAGGTTGCCGAAATCGCCGGTGAATACCTGCGTAAAGGTTCGCAGGTCTACATCGAAGGCAAACTGCAAACCCGCGAGTGGGAAAAAGACGGTATCAAGCGTTACACCACTGAAATCGTGGTCGACATGCAAGGCACCATGCAACTGCTGGGCGGCCGTCCACAGCAGGGCGATCAGCAAGGCGGGGGCAATAACTACCAGCAGTCCGCCCCGGCCCCACGTCAGCAGGCGCCACGTCCTCAGCAGTCGGCACCGCAACAGTCGCGTCAGGCTCCGCCTCCACAGCAGGCAGCGCCGCAACCGGCTCCGGATTTCGACAGCTTTGATGACGATATCCCGTTCTGA
- a CDS encoding glutathionylspermidine synthase family protein, with product MKKILCAERHDWKQTAESLGFMFHTIDDEPYWDESAYYQFTLKQIENDLEDPTTELHDMCMDLVARVVQSEELLERLSIPAPFFDLVRTSWLEGHPHLYGRMDFSYNGTGPAKLLELNYDTPTSLYEASAFQWGWLEQCIERGLLPKHADQFNSIDTKLHQAFAQLQLTQPFYFASMKDSLEDKGTTDYLRLIAEKVGIESRHIDLEDIGLTSDGRFVDLEDRWIPHLFKLHAWEFIFHEPFGAAIAQSDTQFFEPAWKSIISNKGILPLLWEFNKGHPNLLAAHLDTDPSKAVPKGWVRKPYFSREGANIELQTADGLIVKEDGPYTDAPFILQEFAPLPKFGDSFTLVGSWVIGDQAAGIGVREDNSLITKDSSRFLPHLILD from the coding sequence ATGAAGAAAATCCTCTGCGCAGAGCGTCATGACTGGAAGCAGACCGCCGAAAGTCTCGGCTTTATGTTCCATACCATCGACGACGAACCCTATTGGGACGAGAGCGCGTACTACCAGTTCACGCTCAAACAGATCGAGAACGATCTCGAAGACCCGACCACCGAGCTTCATGACATGTGCATGGACCTGGTGGCCCGCGTGGTGCAGAGCGAGGAACTGTTGGAGCGCCTGAGCATTCCCGCGCCGTTCTTCGACCTGGTGCGCACTTCATGGCTCGAAGGCCACCCGCACTTGTATGGACGGATGGACTTCTCCTACAACGGCACCGGGCCGGCCAAGTTGCTGGAACTCAACTACGACACGCCGACCAGCCTGTATGAGGCGTCGGCGTTTCAGTGGGGCTGGCTGGAGCAGTGCATCGAACGCGGTCTGCTGCCCAAGCATGCCGACCAGTTCAACAGCATCGACACCAAGCTGCATCAGGCCTTTGCTCAACTGCAGCTCACGCAACCGTTCTACTTCGCCTCGATGAAAGACTCGCTTGAAGACAAAGGCACCACCGACTACCTGCGCCTGATCGCGGAAAAGGTCGGCATCGAATCACGCCACATCGATCTCGAAGACATTGGCCTCACCAGTGATGGCCGTTTCGTCGACCTCGAAGATCGCTGGATTCCACACCTGTTCAAACTGCACGCCTGGGAGTTCATCTTCCACGAACCCTTCGGCGCGGCGATTGCCCAGAGCGATACGCAGTTTTTCGAGCCAGCCTGGAAATCGATCATCTCCAACAAAGGCATCCTGCCGCTGCTGTGGGAATTCAACAAAGGTCACCCGAACCTGCTCGCGGCGCACCTTGATACCGATCCAAGCAAAGCGGTGCCCAAAGGTTGGGTGCGCAAGCCGTACTTCTCCCGGGAAGGCGCCAACATCGAGTTGCAAACTGCCGACGGTCTGATCGTGAAAGAGGACGGCCCCTACACCGACGCGCCGTTTATCCTTCAGGAATTCGCCCCGTTGCCGAAGTTTGGCGACAGCTTTACGTTGGTCGGCTCGTGGGTGATTGGCGACCAGGCGGCCGGCATTGGCGTGCGGGAAGACAACAGTTTGATCACCAAGGATTCAAGCCGGTTTTTGCCGCATTTGATCCTTGATTGA
- a CDS encoding DUF1190 domain-containing protein, with product MKRSKYVQLSLAASVAMAISGCGPTEKTYEIHKKYNFQSVQQCADEKLPVDICSDAYMKAMAQHRSIAPVYDNQADCDADFVADWCQQDSAGKFIPKLGGFELSADGEVTQAEVDAAKARLPASEASAANSGSGFSGSSLLTGLLIGNMLSNNRNSYYSEPVYRYRDDRGSYSNSTLSQRVSSGSTFNRSNQARYGSSSSYTDSITRSKPVSVASSTSRGGFGSQASARSGWGGSGKSSGGSSS from the coding sequence TCTCGCTGGCCGCGTCGGTCGCCATGGCGATCTCAGGCTGCGGGCCGACGGAAAAAACCTACGAGATACACAAGAAGTACAACTTCCAGTCTGTTCAGCAGTGCGCGGATGAAAAGCTCCCGGTCGACATCTGTTCCGACGCCTACATGAAGGCCATGGCCCAGCATCGAAGCATTGCGCCGGTGTACGACAACCAGGCCGATTGCGACGCCGACTTTGTCGCCGACTGGTGCCAGCAGGATTCCGCCGGCAAGTTCATCCCCAAGCTCGGCGGTTTCGAGCTGAGCGCCGATGGCGAGGTGACACAGGCCGAAGTAGACGCGGCCAAGGCCAGACTCCCCGCGTCGGAAGCCAGCGCCGCAAACTCGGGCTCGGGCTTCTCCGGCAGCAGCCTGCTGACCGGGCTGCTGATCGGCAACATGCTCAGCAACAACCGCAACAGCTACTACTCCGAGCCGGTCTACCGCTATCGCGATGATCGCGGTAGCTACTCAAACTCAACGCTCAGTCAGCGCGTCTCGTCAGGCTCGACCTTCAACCGGTCGAATCAGGCGCGGTACGGCAGCAGTAGCAGTTACACCGACAGCATCACCCGCAGCAAGCCGGTGTCCGTTGCATCGTCCACCTCCCGCGGCGGCTTCGGCAGCCAGGCCAGCGCACGCAGTGGCTGGGGTGGATCGGGCAAGAGTTCTGGCGGTTCGAGCAGCTAA